In Nitrobacteraceae bacterium AZCC 1564, the following proteins share a genomic window:
- a CDS encoding HlyD family secretion protein (product_source=KO:K02022; cath_funfam=1.20.5.1000,2.40.50.100; cog=COG0845; ko=KO:K02022; pfam=PF13437,PF13533; superfamily=111369; tigrfam=TIGR01843; transmembrane_helix_parts=Inside_1_20,TMhelix_21_43,Outside_44_446), with protein sequence MSQQMIESPNHKMIDSAQHSIQRYLIVGIVLVMMVTFGIGGWAATTELSGAVVAQGTLVVDSSVKKVQHPTGGVVGELRVRDGDRVRAGDILVRLDETQTKAAASIITKNVDEFMARQARLETERDGLNEVVFPASLLERARQSNSDAAHAVSSERSLFELRRQARQGQKSQLKERSAQLEDEIKGYLGQVDAKKKEVDFIQQELEGVRTLREKNLVPITRLTALERDAARIEGERSQLSGMIAQSKGKMAEIALQIIQIDQDLRSEVGKDLVEVRSKLAELAERKIAAVDQLNRVDIRAPQNGRVHQLSVHTVGGVIGPGEQIMLIVPDADALAVEVKIAPQDIDHVHLGQAAILRFAAFNQRTTPEIKGEVSLVSPDLTQDQRTGTSYYMSRIMLKTDEIERLGGAKLLPGMPVDAFIQTGGRTALSYLMKPLRDQASRAFKEN encoded by the coding sequence ATGAGCCAGCAGATGATCGAGTCGCCGAACCACAAGATGATCGACTCAGCCCAGCATTCCATTCAACGTTATCTCATCGTGGGCATCGTCCTGGTGATGATGGTCACGTTCGGCATCGGCGGATGGGCCGCGACAACTGAGTTGTCCGGCGCAGTCGTCGCGCAAGGTACACTTGTGGTCGACTCCAGCGTCAAGAAAGTGCAGCACCCGACTGGAGGCGTTGTCGGCGAACTGCGGGTGCGCGATGGGGACCGGGTTCGCGCCGGCGACATTCTGGTTCGTCTTGATGAGACGCAAACCAAAGCGGCTGCATCGATCATCACCAAGAACGTCGATGAATTCATGGCGCGTCAGGCTCGCCTCGAAACCGAGCGCGACGGGCTCAATGAGGTGGTTTTCCCTGCTTCGCTGCTGGAGCGCGCCCGTCAATCGAACTCGGATGCTGCACACGCGGTCTCATCCGAACGTAGTCTGTTCGAATTGCGCCGCCAGGCGCGCCAGGGGCAGAAATCACAGCTCAAGGAGCGCAGTGCCCAGCTGGAGGATGAGATCAAGGGCTATCTCGGACAGGTCGACGCGAAGAAGAAGGAAGTGGACTTCATCCAGCAAGAACTTGAAGGCGTGCGAACCCTCCGGGAGAAAAATCTGGTTCCGATCACCCGCCTCACAGCCTTGGAGCGTGATGCGGCCCGCATCGAAGGCGAGCGCAGTCAGCTGAGCGGTATGATTGCACAGTCAAAGGGCAAGATGGCCGAAATCGCACTTCAGATCATTCAGATCGATCAGGATTTGCGGAGCGAAGTTGGTAAGGATCTCGTTGAAGTGCGTTCAAAGCTGGCTGAACTTGCCGAACGCAAGATTGCTGCCGTCGATCAATTGAACCGCGTGGATATCCGCGCGCCGCAAAATGGACGGGTGCATCAGCTCTCCGTGCATACAGTTGGCGGTGTAATCGGGCCCGGCGAACAGATCATGCTGATCGTTCCGGATGCTGACGCGCTCGCGGTCGAGGTCAAGATTGCGCCTCAAGATATCGACCATGTCCATCTCGGGCAGGCAGCCATCTTGAGATTTGCAGCCTTTAATCAGCGTACCACGCCGGAGATCAAGGGAGAGGTCAGTCTTGTTTCCCCGGACCTCACGCAGGATCAACGCACGGGCACCAGCTATTACATGTCTCGCATCATGCTCAAGACGGATGAAATCGAGCGACTCGGTGGAGCAAAACTTCTTCCAGGCATGCCGGTTGATGCCTTCATCCAAACCGGTGGTCGAACAGCGCTATCCTATTTGATGAAGCCTTTGCGTGATCAAGCCTCGAGGGCGTTCAAGGAGAATTAG
- a CDS encoding UDP-glucose-4-epimerase GalE (product_source=TIGR01179; cath_funfam=3.40.50.720; cog=COG1087; pfam=PF01370; superfamily=51735; tigrfam=TIGR01179): MVFRSYDFAAVMHFAAVSAVGESVIDPQKYYSNNVSGTLSLLRAMREANCSNLIFSSTGAVYGNAGSDPIAETDPKQPVNPYGKSKLMIEEILSDHRNAYGLNSICFRYFNASGADASGVIGEHRDPETHLIPRAMMALQGHLDDFSIFGDDYDTFDGTAVRDYIHVTDLAAAHVRAVELLMAGHPGGIYNLGTSVGYSVKQILAAIFSETGRTIPLIYRPRRAGDPPMLVADPTFARQDIQFKPAHSDLKTIIRTAWYWHEKTHAFRASNNDTQWSSSAERTVA, translated from the coding sequence ATGGTCTTCCGATCCTATGACTTCGCAGCGGTCATGCATTTTGCCGCAGTGAGCGCAGTCGGCGAATCCGTCATTGATCCGCAGAAGTACTATTCAAACAACGTGAGCGGCACGCTTTCGCTGTTACGAGCGATGCGGGAGGCGAACTGTTCAAACCTGATATTTTCCAGCACCGGCGCCGTCTACGGCAACGCCGGTTCTGATCCGATTGCCGAGACCGATCCGAAGCAGCCCGTCAATCCTTATGGCAAATCCAAATTGATGATCGAGGAAATCTTGTCCGATCATCGCAATGCTTATGGACTGAATTCGATTTGCTTCCGATATTTCAATGCCAGCGGCGCAGATGCCTCGGGAGTTATCGGCGAGCACCGTGATCCCGAGACACACTTGATCCCTAGAGCCATGATGGCGCTGCAGGGACACCTAGACGATTTCAGTATTTTTGGCGACGATTACGACACGTTCGATGGAACAGCCGTCAGAGACTACATCCATGTTACGGATCTCGCCGCTGCCCATGTGCGAGCGGTAGAACTCCTGATGGCCGGTCACCCAGGCGGGATCTATAATTTGGGGACCAGTGTCGGTTACTCGGTCAAGCAGATTCTCGCGGCGATCTTTTCCGAAACAGGGCGCACGATACCGCTGATTTATCGTCCGCGGCGTGCGGGTGATCCGCCGATGTTAGTGGCGGATCCGACGTTTGCCAGGCAGGATATCCAATTCAAGCCTGCTCATTCCGATCTCAAGACGATCATTCGCACGGCGTGGTACTGGCACGAAAAGACCCACGCATTTAGAGCTTCAAACAACGATACGCAGTGGTCTTCTTCTGCGGAGCGGACGGTTGCTTGA
- a CDS encoding hypothetical protein (product_source=Hypo-rule applied; pfam=PF04892; superfamily=81338; transmembrane_helix_parts=Inside_1_6,TMhelix_7_29,Outside_30_32,TMhelix_33_55,Inside_56_59,TMhelix_60_79,Outside_80_112) — protein MTIYRRLAAVAAWLSLGFIAYATLSPIGVRPHVAGVGFEHIGAFALTGLLFTLAYPRHSLLVAMLVFGTAIILELSQLLTPDRHARLSDLLIKLAGGSIGIVTARFWDRPPD, from the coding sequence GTGACCATCTACCGCAGACTTGCAGCCGTAGCGGCCTGGCTAAGTCTTGGCTTCATTGCTTATGCCACGCTTTCTCCTATCGGCGTTCGCCCTCATGTCGCAGGCGTAGGTTTTGAACATATCGGTGCGTTTGCCCTCACGGGCTTGCTATTTACGCTGGCTTACCCGCGTCATTCGCTGCTGGTCGCAATGCTCGTATTCGGGACCGCCATTATCCTTGAGCTATCTCAACTCCTTACGCCTGACCGCCATGCCCGATTGTCGGATCTGCTGATTAAACTTGCGGGCGGCTCAATCGGTATTGTAACCGCGCGCTTCTGGGACAGGCCTCCAGATTAG
- a CDS encoding uncharacterized protein (product_source=KO:K06959; cath_funfam=1.10.10.650,1.10.150.310,1.10.3500.10,2.40.50.140; cog=COG2183; ko=KO:K06959; pfam=PF00575,PF09371,PF12836,PF16921,PF17674; smart=SM00278,SM00316,SM00732; superfamily=158832,47781,50249,53098; tigrfam=TIGR00426) yields the protein MAKTIHQKIAEELGVREEQIEATVALLDGGATVPFIARYRKEATGALDDAQLRTLEERLTYLRELEDRRTVILNSIREQGKLDAALEASIMAADSKGRLEDIYLPYKPKRRTKAEIAKEAGLEPLADMLLSKPDSDPQTAAASFVNAEKQVADAAAALEGARAILVERFAEDADLIGALREQLWSNGVVTSRIRDGKQEAGAKFSDYFEFNEPLVKLPSHRILALFRGEKEEVLDLHIEPEASAAPSTSANSYELRIMQRFAIADRGRPADRWLVDTVRWAWRTKIQIHLNIDMRLKLWTAAEEEGVRVFASNLRDLLLAAPAGARATMGLDPGYRTGVKVAVVDATGKVVATTAIFPHEPQRRWDEALAILGKLANQHKVELIAIGNGTASRETDKLATELVKLLPDLKMSKIVVSEAGASVYSASAFASEELPDLDVTLRGAVSIARRLQDPLAELVKIDPKSIGVGQYQHDLGEAKLSRSLDAVVEDCVNAVGVDANTASAPLLARVSGIGPGLAQSIVQHRDANGPFRSRKALKDVPRLGPKAFEQCAGFLRIPNGDDPLDASGVHPEAYPVVRRILEATKSDIKAVIGNANVLRQLKPQTFVDETFGLPTVTDILRELEKPGRDPRPAFKAAVFKEGVETLNDLQPGMILEGAVTNVAAFGAFVDIGVHQDGLVHVSAMSHSFIKDPREVVKPGDIVRVKVLEVDKPRKRISLTLRLDDEVGSKSDRMAGGAARADGNQRMSSPRRSEPRTSGRPDNSGGGALAEALRRAAEKSGGKAKSR from the coding sequence GTGGCAAAAACCATTCACCAGAAAATTGCCGAAGAGCTGGGCGTTCGGGAAGAGCAGATTGAAGCCACGGTGGCGCTGCTCGACGGAGGAGCCACGGTTCCGTTCATCGCTCGTTACCGTAAAGAAGCAACTGGTGCGCTCGACGATGCGCAGTTGCGCACACTGGAAGAGCGCCTGACTTATCTGCGGGAGCTCGAAGACCGCCGTACCGTCATCCTCAATTCGATCCGCGAACAGGGCAAGCTTGATGCGGCTCTGGAGGCCAGCATCATGGCTGCTGACAGCAAGGGTCGTCTTGAAGACATCTATCTGCCCTATAAGCCGAAGCGTCGCACGAAGGCGGAGATTGCAAAGGAAGCGGGACTTGAGCCGCTGGCTGACATGCTGCTGTCCAAGCCGGATAGCGATCCGCAGACAGCGGCGGCGTCCTTTGTCAATGCCGAGAAGCAGGTGGCTGATGCCGCCGCTGCACTCGAAGGTGCGCGGGCAATTCTGGTCGAGCGGTTTGCGGAAGACGCAGACCTGATTGGCGCGCTTCGTGAGCAGTTGTGGTCGAACGGAGTGGTGACCTCGCGAATCCGCGATGGCAAGCAGGAAGCCGGCGCCAAGTTCAGCGATTACTTTGAATTCAACGAACCACTGGTCAAGCTGCCGTCGCACCGTATTCTTGCGCTGTTCCGTGGCGAGAAGGAGGAGGTGCTCGACCTGCATATCGAGCCGGAGGCCTCGGCTGCCCCTTCGACCAGCGCGAACTCATACGAACTTCGCATCATGCAGCGCTTCGCGATCGCCGATCGCGGACGGCCTGCCGACCGCTGGCTGGTCGATACCGTGCGCTGGGCATGGCGCACCAAGATCCAGATCCATCTCAATATCGATATGCGCCTGAAGCTGTGGACTGCGGCGGAAGAGGAAGGCGTGCGCGTGTTTGCCTCGAACCTGCGGGACCTGTTGCTTGCAGCTCCTGCCGGCGCCCGCGCGACGATGGGGCTTGATCCGGGTTATCGCACCGGTGTCAAGGTGGCAGTCGTGGACGCGACCGGCAAGGTCGTGGCGACGACGGCGATCTTCCCCCATGAGCCGCAACGGCGATGGGATGAAGCGCTCGCGATCCTCGGCAAGCTTGCCAATCAGCATAAGGTTGAGCTGATCGCGATCGGCAATGGCACCGCATCCCGCGAAACCGACAAGCTGGCCACTGAATTGGTCAAGTTGCTGCCCGACCTCAAGATGTCGAAAATCGTGGTGTCGGAAGCGGGCGCGTCGGTCTATTCGGCTTCTGCGTTTGCGTCGGAAGAACTGCCCGATCTCGATGTGACCTTGCGCGGAGCCGTGTCGATTGCGCGCAGGCTTCAGGATCCGCTGGCGGAGCTCGTGAAGATCGATCCGAAGTCGATTGGTGTCGGACAATATCAGCATGATCTGGGCGAGGCCAAGTTGTCGCGTTCGCTTGACGCGGTGGTCGAAGATTGCGTGAACGCCGTTGGTGTCGACGCCAACACAGCATCCGCTCCGTTGTTGGCGCGCGTGTCCGGCATAGGTCCGGGGCTCGCGCAAAGCATTGTACAGCATCGCGATGCGAACGGTCCTTTCCGCTCGCGCAAGGCGCTGAAGGATGTCCCGCGTCTTGGGCCAAAGGCCTTCGAGCAGTGCGCGGGATTCTTGCGTATTCCCAACGGTGATGATCCGCTGGACGCATCAGGTGTACATCCGGAAGCCTATCCGGTGGTGCGCAGAATTCTGGAAGCCACTAAAAGCGATATCAAGGCCGTCATCGGTAACGCCAACGTGTTGCGGCAGTTGAAGCCGCAGACCTTCGTCGACGAGACGTTCGGCTTGCCAACGGTCACCGACATTCTGCGCGAGCTTGAAAAGCCGGGGCGCGATCCGCGTCCAGCCTTCAAGGCGGCGGTTTTCAAGGAAGGTGTTGAGACCCTCAACGACCTGCAGCCCGGCATGATACTCGAGGGCGCAGTGACCAACGTTGCAGCTTTCGGTGCCTTCGTGGATATCGGTGTCCACCAAGATGGCCTGGTGCACGTCTCCGCCATGTCGCACTCGTTCATCAAGGACCCGCGCGAGGTCGTGAAGCCGGGTGACATCGTGCGCGTCAAGGTTCTCGAGGTCGACAAGCCGCGCAAGCGCATCTCGCTGACGCTGCGTCTTGATGATGAAGTCGGTAGCAAATCCGATCGCATGGCCGGAGGCGCAGCGCGCGCCGATGGCAACCAACGGATGTCATCGCCTCGCCGTAGCGAACCTCGGACAAGCGGGCGTCCGGATAACTCCGGCGGTGGTGCGCTTGCTGAAGCCTTGCGCCGCGCTGCAGAGAAAAGCGGCGGCAAAGCCAAGTCGCGATAA
- a CDS encoding UDP-glucose 4-epimerase (product_source=COG1087; cath_funfam=3.40.50.720; cog=COG1087; pfam=PF01370; superfamily=51735), producing the protein MAGRGAVLVTGGAGYIGSHCCKALSEAGYLPVCFDNLSTGHRRFVQWGPLLEGDVRDQKRR; encoded by the coding sequence ATGGCGGGACGCGGCGCAGTGTTGGTAACGGGCGGTGCCGGTTATATCGGCTCCCACTGCTGCAAGGCCTTATCTGAAGCTGGATATCTTCCGGTCTGTTTCGACAACCTCTCTACAGGCCACAGGCGTTTTGTGCAGTGGGGGCCGCTGCTGGAGGGGGACGTCCGGGACCAAAAGCGGCGTTGA
- a CDS encoding serine/threonine protein phosphatase 1 (product_source=KO:K07313; cath_funfam=3.60.21.10; ko=KO:K07313; pfam=PF00149; superfamily=56300): protein MVWKLLSRNNPRASSVPEGVRIYAVGDIHGRADLLAPMLSQIEIDIALRPISRPIAVFLGDYIDRGPSSRTVLDLLTNDDFAVEKVFLKGNHEALLLKFLDNSEILDGWRQCGGLETLISFGVKPPINPAPYERAQLARSLSSALTTTHRQFLETLKPIFLCGDFVFVHAGLRPLIPIQEQEEEDLLWIRDDFLLWDREFEKIVVHGHTPVRQPDIRPNRINIDTGAFATGRLTCLTIEGAEIAPLIDVREWLRGLPHLGLSDSGLNDLLNSARMGSVQDTTLASIHERAMAVELKAQGPHRAAAIHVKQLRESLSFYDKDSLARLDPRKRRFEPNSP from the coding sequence ATGGTGTGGAAATTACTTTCACGGAATAACCCGCGAGCCTCGAGTGTTCCCGAGGGCGTGCGTATCTATGCCGTTGGAGATATTCACGGCCGCGCCGATCTTCTCGCCCCGATGCTGTCCCAGATCGAAATAGATATTGCACTCCGCCCGATTTCACGGCCGATCGCTGTCTTCCTTGGCGACTATATTGATCGCGGGCCATCCTCAAGGACTGTGCTTGATCTTCTCACCAACGACGATTTCGCAGTCGAGAAAGTTTTCCTCAAAGGTAATCACGAAGCACTTCTTCTCAAATTCCTGGACAATTCAGAAATCCTGGATGGCTGGAGGCAGTGTGGCGGCCTCGAAACTCTCATTTCCTTTGGCGTAAAACCTCCGATAAACCCCGCACCTTATGAACGCGCGCAATTGGCGCGAAGCCTGAGCAGTGCGCTCACCACAACGCATCGCCAGTTCCTCGAAACACTCAAACCGATATTCCTTTGTGGCGATTTCGTCTTCGTTCACGCAGGATTGCGGCCGCTCATTCCAATCCAAGAACAGGAAGAGGAGGATCTGCTCTGGATCCGAGATGACTTTCTGCTCTGGGACAGAGAGTTTGAGAAAATCGTGGTGCACGGGCACACGCCCGTTCGCCAACCCGATATCCGGCCCAACCGGATCAATATCGACACTGGTGCCTTCGCAACAGGACGACTGACTTGCTTGACGATTGAAGGCGCTGAGATCGCCCCCCTCATCGACGTCCGAGAATGGCTGCGTGGCTTGCCCCATCTCGGATTATCAGACAGTGGATTAAACGATCTGCTGAACTCCGCGCGAATGGGGTCCGTGCAGGACACGACGCTTGCCAGCATCCACGAAAGGGCAATGGCTGTCGAGCTGAAGGCTCAAGGCCCGCATCGCGCGGCCGCCATTCATGTCAAACAGCTCAGGGAATCCCTGTCTTTCTATGACAAGGATTCCCTGGCACGCCTTGATCCGCGAAAGCGGCGGTTTGAACCTAATTCTCCTTGA
- a CDS encoding cobalt-zinc-cadmium resistance protein CzcA (product_source=KO:K15726; cath_funfam=1.20.1640.10,3.30.2090.10,3.30.70.1430; cog=COG3696; ko=KO:K15726; pfam=PF00873; superfamily=82693,82714,82866; tigrfam=TIGR00914; transmembrane_helix_parts=Inside_1_12,TMhelix_13_32,Outside_33_387,TMhelix_388_410,Inside_411_472,TMhelix_473_495,Outside_496_504,TMhelix_505_527,Inside_528_562,TMhelix_563_582,Outside_583_901,TMhelix_902_921,Inside_922_927,TMhelix_928_950,Outside_951_953,TMhelix_954_976,Inside_977_996,TMhelix_997_1019,Outside_1020_1033,TMhelix_1034_1056,Inside_1057_1076) translates to MISRILAFSIERRWTVVLLSAVLIAFGTWSLMRLPIDAVPDITNKQVQINTTAFALSPVEIEKQVTFRIETAIAGIAELESTRSISRNGFSQVTAIFSEGTDIYFARQQINERLTELRSTLPPGAEPRLGPISTGLGEIYMWSVTFAPPANGTLATSGKLGWQPDGTYRTPDGAILRSDIERQAYLRTIQDWIIRPQIKSVPGVAGVDSIGGYVKQFHVQPDPANLISLGLSFGDVARAIEANNVSRGASTVERNGEGVVVRTGGRLETISDILDVPVSTRGAIPVRVRDVADVTIGGEIRTGSASEGGREVVIGTALMLIGSNSRTVAADVDARMQDIRRTLPADIEVKTVLNRTQLVDATIQTVAKNLGEGALLVIAVLFLLLGNIHAAFIAALVIPVAMLMTAAGMLQSRISANLMSLGALDFGLIVDGAVIITENALRHLAERQTILGRSLSLTERLTTVRESAEEMIAPSVYGQAIIILVYVPLLTFSGVEGKMFEPMALTVILALLSAFILSLTLVPALIAICVTGRVKEADNLVVRHLKSAYAPLLARALKHPKPILAGAFALFLAALALLSQLGQEFIPTLDEKNIAVQVVRIPSTSLAQSQAMQLTVEKAISALPQVDFVFSKTGTAEVASDPMPPNASDTFVILKPHEQWPDPNLSKEDLLRQIEQAVDELPGNNYEFTQPIQMRFNELLAGVRGDLAVKIFGDEFDALLRSANQIATILRATKGAADVKVEQASGLATLEINVDKAEAARRGLSLAAVQDVIGSAIGGREAGVVYEGDRHFEIVVRLPEIIRNDLDALRNLPVSLPATGPTPLTVPLGQLASFKFREGPNQISRENGKRRIVVTANVRDRDIASVVDDVRAEIDAKVVLPPGYWMSWGGQFENLATARERLLIVVPICFALIFFLLMGALGSARDALLVFSAVPLALTGGVLALWLRGLPFSISAAVGFIALSGIAVLNGLVMLTYIKQLIAQGTDRLDAIYQGALVRLRPVAMTALVASLGFVPMALATGTGAEVQRPIATVVIGGLISATLLTLVVLPALYALFGSAQTANAQLTKTLREAAE, encoded by the coding sequence ATGATCAGCCGTATTCTCGCTTTTTCGATTGAGCGCCGATGGACAGTCGTCCTGCTGAGTGCCGTGCTGATCGCATTTGGCACATGGTCACTGATGCGGCTTCCGATCGACGCCGTGCCTGACATCACCAATAAGCAGGTTCAGATCAACACGACGGCCTTTGCGCTCTCACCGGTCGAAATCGAAAAGCAGGTCACATTTCGCATCGAAACGGCGATTGCAGGCATCGCTGAGCTTGAAAGCACGCGGTCGATCTCACGCAATGGCTTCTCACAGGTCACGGCGATCTTCAGTGAAGGAACGGATATCTATTTCGCGCGTCAGCAGATCAATGAGCGGCTGACAGAATTGCGCTCCACGCTTCCGCCAGGCGCTGAACCAAGATTGGGGCCCATTTCAACCGGCCTTGGTGAAATTTACATGTGGTCGGTTACCTTCGCGCCGCCAGCGAACGGCACTCTAGCGACCAGCGGCAAACTGGGTTGGCAGCCTGACGGAACATACCGCACGCCTGATGGTGCGATTCTACGGTCGGACATCGAACGTCAGGCCTATTTACGCACCATCCAAGACTGGATCATCCGCCCGCAGATCAAGAGCGTCCCGGGTGTTGCAGGTGTCGATTCCATCGGGGGCTACGTGAAGCAGTTTCACGTCCAGCCGGATCCTGCCAATTTGATTTCCCTTGGCCTATCATTCGGGGATGTTGCCCGCGCGATCGAAGCCAACAATGTCAGCCGTGGCGCGAGCACCGTCGAACGAAATGGCGAAGGCGTTGTGGTTCGCACTGGAGGCCGCCTCGAGACCATCTCCGACATTCTCGACGTTCCCGTCAGCACCCGAGGCGCCATACCTGTTCGCGTGCGCGACGTTGCAGACGTGACCATCGGCGGCGAGATAAGAACGGGAAGTGCGAGCGAGGGCGGCCGCGAAGTCGTTATCGGCACCGCGCTGATGCTGATCGGCAGCAACAGTCGCACCGTCGCTGCGGACGTCGATGCCAGGATGCAGGATATCCGGCGCACGCTGCCTGCAGATATCGAGGTGAAAACTGTGCTCAACCGGACACAACTGGTTGACGCCACGATCCAGACCGTCGCCAAGAACCTCGGCGAAGGCGCATTGCTCGTGATCGCCGTGTTGTTTCTGTTGCTCGGCAACATTCACGCCGCCTTTATCGCCGCGCTGGTGATTCCGGTTGCGATGCTGATGACCGCAGCCGGCATGCTGCAAAGCCGGATCAGCGCCAACCTCATGAGTCTAGGAGCGCTCGATTTCGGTCTGATCGTCGATGGCGCCGTCATCATCACTGAGAACGCTCTGCGTCATCTCGCTGAACGGCAGACGATTCTCGGACGATCTCTGTCACTGACCGAACGGCTGACCACCGTTCGCGAATCCGCAGAAGAAATGATCGCGCCAAGCGTCTACGGTCAGGCGATTATCATTCTCGTCTACGTCCCGCTCCTCACCTTCAGCGGCGTTGAGGGCAAGATGTTCGAGCCGATGGCGCTGACGGTCATCCTCGCGCTGCTCTCAGCGTTCATTCTGTCACTAACACTCGTACCGGCACTTATTGCCATCTGTGTCACCGGGCGCGTGAAAGAGGCAGACAATCTCGTCGTCCGACACCTCAAATCGGCTTATGCACCCTTGCTCGCGCGAGCGCTTAAGCATCCCAAGCCGATCCTGGCAGGGGCTTTCGCACTATTTTTGGCCGCGTTGGCATTGCTTTCTCAGCTTGGGCAGGAATTCATCCCGACCCTCGATGAGAAGAATATCGCGGTTCAAGTCGTGCGAATCCCCAGTACGAGTCTCGCGCAATCGCAAGCCATGCAGCTAACGGTCGAGAAGGCGATCAGCGCGCTGCCGCAGGTCGATTTCGTCTTTTCCAAGACGGGTACGGCAGAAGTAGCATCTGATCCGATGCCTCCCAACGCATCCGATACTTTCGTGATCCTGAAACCGCACGAACAGTGGCCCGATCCAAATCTCAGTAAGGAGGACCTGCTCCGACAGATAGAGCAAGCGGTCGACGAACTGCCGGGCAACAATTACGAATTCACGCAGCCGATCCAGATGCGTTTCAATGAACTGCTCGCGGGCGTACGCGGCGATCTCGCCGTCAAAATATTCGGCGACGAGTTTGACGCATTGCTACGCAGCGCTAACCAGATCGCGACCATTCTTCGCGCGACAAAGGGCGCAGCCGACGTCAAGGTTGAGCAGGCCAGCGGCCTCGCAACGCTTGAGATCAACGTCGACAAGGCGGAAGCCGCCCGGCGAGGGTTAAGCCTAGCAGCGGTTCAGGACGTGATCGGGAGTGCGATCGGAGGACGCGAGGCTGGCGTGGTCTACGAGGGCGACCGCCATTTTGAGATCGTGGTGCGACTGCCCGAAATCATCCGGAATGATCTTGATGCCCTTAGGAATCTGCCGGTATCGCTGCCCGCAACTGGGCCCACACCTCTAACCGTCCCACTCGGCCAACTGGCGTCTTTCAAATTCCGTGAAGGGCCGAACCAGATCAGCCGCGAGAATGGCAAGCGCCGCATCGTGGTGACGGCCAATGTGCGGGATCGGGACATTGCTTCGGTCGTTGACGACGTCCGCGCCGAGATCGATGCCAAGGTTGTACTGCCACCCGGTTATTGGATGTCGTGGGGCGGGCAGTTTGAGAATCTGGCCACAGCGCGCGAGAGACTGCTCATCGTCGTGCCGATTTGCTTTGCGCTCATTTTCTTCCTGCTGATGGGCGCACTCGGCTCGGCCCGAGACGCCCTGCTGGTGTTCAGCGCCGTACCACTGGCGCTGACTGGAGGCGTTCTCGCGCTCTGGCTCCGCGGGCTGCCATTCTCGATCTCGGCGGCTGTGGGCTTCATCGCCCTTTCAGGCATCGCAGTGCTCAACGGCCTCGTGATGCTGACTTACATCAAGCAGCTCATCGCCCAGGGCACCGATCGTTTGGATGCGATTTACCAAGGCGCGCTTGTCAGGTTGCGTCCAGTAGCGATGACAGCGCTCGTTGCGTCGCTCGGGTTCGTGCCAATGGCCTTAGCAACCGGAACCGGCGCGGAGGTGCAAAGGCCAATCGCAACCGTGGTTATCGGCGGGCTGATCAGCGCCACCTTGTTGACGCTCGTCGTATTACCTGCGCTCTACGCGCTGTTTGGAAGCGCGCAAACAGCGAATGCGCAGCTTACGAAAACGCTGCGCGAAGCGGCCGAATAG